One genomic segment of Streptomyces liangshanensis includes these proteins:
- a CDS encoding GNAT family N-acetyltransferase: protein MPIRAVRLSDLTVLQDIERAAGECFRDVGMPEIADDDPLPIDELARYHDAGLAWVMADESDAPVAYLIADRVDGGLHVEQVSVHPDSARRGVGRALLDHLAAHAVGEGARALTLTTFTEVPWNAPYYARCGFRLLDDSALTPGLRRIREREAAHGLNRWPRACMSRVL from the coding sequence ATGCCCATTCGAGCCGTGCGCCTGAGTGACCTGACCGTTCTCCAGGACATCGAGAGGGCCGCCGGGGAGTGTTTCCGGGACGTGGGGATGCCGGAGATCGCCGACGACGACCCGCTTCCGATCGATGAACTCGCCCGCTACCACGATGCCGGACTCGCCTGGGTCATGGCCGATGAATCCGACGCCCCGGTCGCCTACCTGATCGCCGACCGGGTCGACGGCGGTCTTCACGTCGAGCAGGTCTCGGTGCACCCGGACAGCGCGCGTCGTGGTGTCGGGCGGGCGCTGCTCGACCATCTGGCGGCCCACGCCGTAGGCGAGGGTGCGCGCGCCCTGACCCTCACCACGTTCACGGAGGTCCCGTGGAACGCCCCCTACTACGCGCGCTGCGGCTTCCGGCTCCTGGACGACTCCGCGCTCACGCCCGGCCTCCGAAGGATCCGCGAACGCGAAGCGGCACACGGCCTGAACCGGTGGCCGCGCGCCTGCATGTCCCGAGTGCTGTGA